The sequence below is a genomic window from Fibrobacterota bacterium.
CGAGCGCCGTGTCTGGCCGCCCGTCGGCAGAGCGGCGTTGTGGTAGAATACATACCACTGTCCCTTGAACTCAATGACCGCCGGATGGCTCGTGTCGGAACTGAAATCCCCCCGGCTTCCGTCGGGGCGAACATTCTCGTCTAGGATAACGCCCTTATATTGCCAAGGACCGCGAGGACTGTCGGACATCGCGTAAACCACTTTTTGGGGCATTCCCATGGCGTCTACGAGGTAGTATTTTCCTTTCGCTTTATATAGCCAGGGGCCTTCCCCAAATCCCATGGGACGATCCTTGATTTCGATCCTCGAAATAATGTCCGCGCCTTCGGTGATCTTCCCGTCTCCGTTGAGGTCCTTTAACGAAATCATATCTTCGTTGAGCAAGGCGTAGTGCAACGTGCTATTACCCCAATAAAGGTAGGCCTGACCATCGTCGTCCACGAAAACGGTCGGGTCGATATCCTCAATGCCCTCTACGGAAGAGCCTGTGGTAATCGCGTTATCAAACAGCGGACCGCCGATCGCATCGATAAACGGCCCGGTTGGTTTATCCGACACCGCCACACCCACGGTGTAACCTTGGCGATCCGGACGTCCTGTCGTGGAATATAAAAAATATTTCCCATGCCGCTTAACCACCTGGCAAGCCCAAGCCGTTCCCGGACTGCCCCAAGCAAAATCGGTGGCCTTCAAAACGACCCCTTCGTATTTCCAGTCCACCATGTCCTTGGTCGAGTAGCAGACCCACTCGTTCATGTTGAACCAGCCACCGATGGCCGCCTCGTCGCGCCCGGCATAAATGTAGAGCGTATCGCCATCCACAAGCACGGCGGGATCGGCCGTGAAGAGCCGATTGCCCTCGGCGTCGCGCTTCAGAACCGGGTTGTAACTCTCAAATTTCAACGGATAGCCGACCGGCGGCACGTTCAGGTTAAAAACCTTCGTGGCTGTGACGCCCTCTTTGCTGATGAAGGCCGTGAGCGTGACGACGCCAACCGGCTGCCCCTTGGCCGGCCGCTTCACCGCACCATTATGGCCAACTAAGGCCGGGTTGCTGGATTTCCATGTGATCGACACGCTCTGGCTGCTGGCGGGGAGTGAAAGATCATTCACGACAATGGCGCGGCCGATGGTCAGATTGCTTTTGACCAACGCTACAACCTGCGCGGCAGGCATGCCCTCGCCGTAAATGTCGCCCACTTGCGCGGCGGTCAACGCGGCCGAATAGATACGAAAATCGTCGACTGCGCCTCGGAAATACGGATCGGGATAAAACGACTTGCCGATATAGCCCGAGTAATCGCCGCCGGCCGCGTGAAGAGCCGAAGGCCTGATCGTGACGTTATTGTTCTCCGCCACCTTCTCACCGTCGAGATAAAGCACACTGCTGCCGGTGGCACTGATGGTCACCGCGAGGTGCCGCCATTTTCCATTCTCCAGCGCCACGTTGCCATGAAGCGACTGTTCCGCGCCGCCGTCCTTGATCGCTGAATACAGTGCGCCGTCACCGGATCTGGGCGTTGCAAAGATATATTTATTCCCATCCATCCCCAAACCGTAGAGCCACTGCCACGGGCCCTCGCCCTCCCACTTGACCCATGTGGCGATGGTCATCGCATCGAGTCCATTCAACACGCCGCCGGGGATTTTCACGTGGGCGGCGGTCGGCGAACCAGGAGCCCCTCCATTCATCTTAAAGGACCGCCCGGTGACACCGGCGTCCCATGCCGGCGGATTGATGTAGGTGCCATCGAAGCCGTGTCCCGACGAATCGACGACGGTGGTTCCACCGGTCTCCTCAAATTGATACCTTAGCAATAGAGACTTTTCGGCGCCTCCCGCGGCTTGGGCGGAAAGCGGAGCAGTCGTAGCTGCCAGCACCAGCAGAGATAAAACCACTGAAACAAACATATTACTTGTTTTCTGGAAGGCGCAAAGGGACGTGCGGATGACCGGAGAAAGATGACGGGGAAACAGGATGTTCATTCGGAGAAAATGCACCGGGCCGGAACCCGGATCCGGTGCTTTGGGTATTTTGACGTGGTGACGGTGCGGGAGGGCGTGGACTTCGCTTTACTTGAGCCCACCGAACGCGAACAGGTCGCGTTGGGAAAATTGCCAGCAATCGAACTTGAACAGTTCTTCGCCGGCCGCGCCGCGGAACACGAAGAAGAGATCGTTGATGCCGGAGGCTCCGGAAATCCGGGTAGACTGCGGCTTCCATTCGCCGCCGGTTCCCAAGACCGGCAGCGTGCCGATCAACTGGCCGTCGAGCTTGCCCAAACGAATCTCGATTTTCGCCCCGGTGGCCTCCTTCGCCTTGGCCGAGCTGGAGAGGCTGGCCATGAAGGCGCGCGCGCCGGTCGCGCCGAAATTGACGTTGTTTACCCGGATGTAGTCCCCGTCGTGAATGTCTCGCACATTCTGGCCGCCAGCGCTGCAGGGCTCAATTTTGACACCGGAAGACCAGGCGATGGTCTCGGCTTCCACTCGCTTGTAGGGATCGAGGGTGGCGACCGGTGCCGGCCCTTCCTTGGTCGGCTGCACCATCGAGATCGAGCCATCCGGGTTGAACTTCAGCTCATCGACGCACACGGAACGTTTGAAGCCGTCGCCTCCCGGAAGCGCGGCGTTGTGGTAGAAGAGGTAGGTCTTGCCCTTGTAATCCACCACGCCCGGGTGGTTGGTCCAGGCGCTTTGCGTGGTCATGAGAACGCCGCCGTAGGTCCACGGGCCTTCGGCTGTGGGGCCGGTGGAGTAGGCGAGATGCTCAGGGATGGGACCAGCGGCAAAAATCAGGTAGTAGAGCTTATTGCGCTTATAGAGCCAGGGACCCTCTTCGTAGGATGTGCCGCGCAGAGCAGGCACCGGAAGCATAACGCCTACTGTGTCCGGAGGGGTGCGCTCGCCAAAGGCCTTGATGGTCATCGGATGGCCAATAATGCC
It includes:
- a CDS encoding family 43 glycosylhydrolase yields the protein MNILFPRHLSPVIRTSLCAFQKTSNMFVSVVLSLLVLAATTAPLSAQAAGGAEKSLLLRYQFEETGGTTVVDSSGHGFDGTYINPPAWDAGVTGRSFKMNGGAPGSPTAAHVKIPGGVLNGLDAMTIATWVKWEGEGPWQWLYGLGMDGNKYIFATPRSGDGALYSAIKDGGAEQSLHGNVALENGKWRHLAVTISATGSSVLYLDGEKVAENNNVTIRPSALHAAGGDYSGYIGKSFYPDPYFRGAVDDFRIYSAALTAAQVGDIYGEGMPAAQVVALVKSNLTIGRAIVVNDLSLPASSQSVSITWKSSNPALVGHNGAVKRPAKGQPVGVVTLTAFISKEGVTATKVFNLNVPPVGYPLKFESYNPVLKRDAEGNRLFTADPAVLVDGDTLYIYAGRDEAAIGGWFNMNEWVCYSTKDMVDWKYEGVVLKATDFAWGSPGTAWACQVVKRHGKYFLYSTTGRPDRQGYTVGVAVSDKPTGPFIDAIGGPLFDNAITTGSSVEGIEDIDPTVFVDDDGQAYLYWGNSTLHYALLNEDMISLKDLNGDGKITEGADIISRIEIKDRPMGFGEGPWLYKAKGKYYLVDAMGMPQKVVYAMSDSPRGPWQYKGVILDENVRPDGSRGDFSSDTSHPAVIEFKGQWYVFYHNAALPTGGQTRRS
- a CDS encoding family 43 glycosylhydrolase gives rise to the protein MKKTTRSAVVLLSVLASLPAASFALNPVIQTMYTADPAPMVHDGTLYLFSDHDEDKGEANNFNMKNWVLATTTDMVNWTQHGAIASLRDFPWAAKEISAWDGFDNGAWALQGIERNGKWYLYCPVQGRGIGVLVANNPLGPYTDPIKKPLIGGHSAHLYDSIDPTVYIDDKGQAYLAWGNPSLWSVKLNKDMISYDTSVGENGIIGHPMTIKAFGERTPPDTVGVMLPVPALRGTSYEEGPWLYKRNKLYYLIFAAGPIPEHLAYSTGPTAEGPWTYGGVLMTTQSAWTNHPGVVDYKGKTYLFYHNAALPGGDGFKRSVCVDELKFNPDGSISMVQPTKEGPAPVATLDPYKRVEAETIAWSSGVKIEPCSAGGQNVRDIHDGDYIRVNNVNFGATGARAFMASLSSSAKAKEATGAKIEIRLGKLDGQLIGTLPVLGTGGEWKPQSTRISGASGINDLFFVFRGAAGEELFKFDCWQFSQRDLFAFGGLK